The sequence CGCGACGATCGCCGCGGCCGAGTCGAAGGACCCAGCCACCGCCATCCGCAAGTCCACCAACTCGGTGATCCTCCGCATCTCCCTGTTCTTCGTCGGCTCCCTGTTCCTGCTCGCCGTGATCCTCCCCTGGGATTCCACGGAGCTCGGCGCCTCGCCGTTCGTGAGCGCATTCGACCGCATGGGCATCCCGTTCGCGGGCGACGTGATGAACGCGGTCGTCCTCACGGCGGTGCTCTCGTGCCTCAACTCGGGCCTCTACACGGCGTCGCGCATGCTCTTCGTCCTCGCCGGTCGCCGCGAGGCGCCCGTGCGGCTGGTGCAGGTGACGTCCCGGGGCGTGCCGCGCGCCGCGATCCTCCTGTCGTCGGTGGTCGGCTTCCTCTGCGTGATCGCCGCGGCCGTCTCCCCCGACACCGTCTTCCTGTTCCTGCTCAACTCCTCGGGCGCGATCATCCTGATCGTCTACCTGCTCATCGCGATCTCGCAGATCGTCCTGCGTCGCCGCAACGGATCCTCGGGGCTCGTCGTGCGGATGTGGCTGTTCCCGGGCCTCTCGATCCTCACGGTCGCCGGCATCGTCGCCGTGCTCGTGCAGATGGCGCTGGATCCGGAGATCCGCCCGCAGCTCGTGCTGAGCTTCGGCGCGTGGGCGGTGGTGCTGGTGCTGTACGTCGTGACGCGGGCACGCGGCGGGTCGGTGGATTCGGCGGCGGCGGACGACGAGGCGGAGGTCGCGGTCCCGGCGGGCGCGTCCGCCCGTCCGGAGGACCGCGTCTGAGCGACGGTCTCCCGCTGCCCGACCGGCCGTCGGCGCGGGCCCGTCCCGGGGAGCGCGCCAGCCGCCCGCATAGGCTGGCCGCATGGCGACAGTGATCCTCGTGCGGCACGGACGCACCACAGCGAACGCGACCGGGATCCTGGCGGGGCGCACCCCCGGCGTCGACCTCGACGACACCGGACGCGACCAGGCCGACCGCGCTGGCGACCGGCTCGCCGCGGTGCCGCTGGCGGCCGTCGTCTCCAGCCCGCTCCAGCGCTGCTGGGAGACCGCGCAGCGGATCCTCGAGCGGCAGCACGCCAAGCCCGCCCAGCCCGTCGACCCCGACCTCACCGAGTGCGACTACGGCGACTGGCAGGGCCGCCCCCTCAGCGAGCTCGCCACCGAGGACCTCTGGAAGACCGTGCAGGCGCACCCGTCGGCGGTCGTGTTCCCCGGCGGGGAGTCCATGGCCGGCATGCAGGCGCGCGCGGTCGCGGCGATCCGCCGACACGACGCCGCCATCGAGGCCGAGCACGGCCCAGGCGCGGTGTGGGTCGCCGTGAGCCACGGCGACGTCATCAAGTCGATCCTCGCCGACGCCTACGGCATGCACCTCGACCTCTTCCAGCGCATCGACGTGGGCCCCGCGTCCCTCTCGATCGTCCGCTACGGCGCGGGCCGCCCCACCGTGCACGCGACCAACACCGACGCGGGCGACCTCTCGTGGCTGGCGACGAGCGTCGCGGCGGGCGATGCGCCGGTCGGCGGCGGCGCCGGGCACAGCACGTCGTGATCCCCCGCGCATAGAGTGGACGCATGCCCACACGAGCCCTCGAATTCGACTGGCCCGACCGGGCCGTGGTCGGCACCATCGGCCTCCCGGGCGCGCGCACGTTCTACTTCCAGGTGCGGTCCGGATCGCAGCTGGTGACGATCGCCCTGGAGAAGCAGCAGTCCTCGCTGCTCGCCGAGAAGATTGACGAGATCCTCGACCAGCTCGTCACCGTCGAGGGCAACCCCTTCAGCGTCCCCACCAACACTCCCCCGGAGCTCGTCGACAACGACCCGCTCGAGGACGTCGACGAGCGCTGGCGCACCGGCGCGATGGGCCTCGGTTGGGATCCGTCGATGGCGCAGGTCGTCATCGAGGCCTACCCCCTCGCCGAGGACGACGAGAGCGACGACTTCGACCTCCCCGGCGCCGACGACGACGCGGACGACACCGAGATGCTCGTGGTGCGGATGCCCGTCGGCGCGGCCCGTGCGTTCGCGAAGCGCATCCATGAGGTCGTGGGCGCCGGCCGCCCCATCTGCGCGCTGTGCGGTTACCCCATCGACCCCGACGGGCACGTCCACACCTTCCCCGACGAATGATGTCGGAGACGGACCCGCTGGACGGCGAGCTGATCGTCACCGGCCGCATCCGCACCGCGTCGAACGCGACGTTCCTCGGGACGATCGGCGACGTGGCCGTGGTCTACAAGCCGATCCGTGGCGAGAACCCGCTGTGGGACTTCCCCGACGCGGTGCTCGCGCATCGCGAGGTCGCCGCGTACCTGGTCTCCGAGGCGCTCGGCTGGGGCATCGTCCCGCGCACGTGGCTCCGCGACGGCCCCGCGGGCGAGGGCATGGTGCAGCTCTGGCAGGAGGAGGATCCGGACCAGGACGCCGTCGACCTGATCCCCGCGGCCGAGATCCCGGAGACCGGGTACAAGACGGTCCTCGGCGGCGAGGACGAGGACGGCAACACGGTCGCCCTCATCCACGAGGACACCCCGGCGCTGCGCCGCATGGCCGTCTTCGATGTGATCGTCAACAACGCCGACCGCAAGGGCTTCCACGTGCTCGCCATGCCCGACGGCCACCGCTTCGGCGTCGACCACGGCCTCACCTTCCACGAGGACCACAAGCTGCGCACGGTGCTGTGGGGGTGGGTCGCGGATGCGCTGACCGCCGAAGAGCTCGAGGGCGTGGATCGGGTGCTCGCGGGGCTCGATGGAAAGCTGGGGCGGGAGTTAGCGGGGCTGCTGACGGCGGGGGAAGTCGACGCGCTACGCGCTCGGTGCGCTCGCCTGCGCTCGGAGTCGCGATTCCCGGCGCCCGCCGGTCAGTCGTCGGCGGTCCCCTGGCCGCTGTTCTAGCCGACCAGGGACATCACGCCGCGCCGACCGGCGACGCGTCCCACGGTCAGTTGTTGAACCGGAACTCAACAACAACAGGATCCCACACGACGGACTCGATGCTCTCGATGGGTGCCTTGCCCTTCGAGTGCTCCTCGGCAAGGCTGGCGGTCCAGACCAGAATCGCCTTTGACGCCGCTGACTAACTCGAATACGTCCGACCGCGGCCACGACGAGGCGGGCTGTATGTGAATGAGTAGAACAAAGCGACGAGCGCGTAGTTGATAGGCAAGTCAATCGTCGCGGCCAACTCGCAAAGTTTGGCCGTCGACCGACGTAACAAATCAACTCAGCTCGAAATCTGACATACAAGCACTGCCTTTCATATGAACCGTAGCCAAGGCGTCGGATTACCAGGGCACTTAGCACCATTACTGTTCAGCATCGGCACGCCTATGCAGCCGACTCCTGTCAAGAGTATCATAAATAGATGATCGCAACTCCGAGACAACGCGTGCTTACATCTATTCCCTATTCTAGATATAAGAGTGCGGTTCGCAAGTTTGATAGAACGTCAATACTCGAGCTGTGCGCGCAAAAGTCGGCGGAACTGGACTCTAACGGCGACCCCGCATCCGCAAGCTGGCCATTCACCGCATGGGCTCTCCTCGACATCGCAAGAGTGGCCGTCGTGTTTGGAAAGCCAGCTGGGCCTGCTGCAACTATGGACGACATTGCCCGCCTCTGCGAGTTGCATTTCGTGATCGAGGACCCTAGCACTTGCGGGGATAGCGCCGGAGCGACCGGCGCACTTCTCCGGTTAATGGCAGAACAGTTTTCCTGGCAGACTGACGTTCTCTCATCGTTCGCGCGCACACTACTGCTATTCTCCCCCGACGCCCCATGGCCAGATGGAAAACCCGCTCGAGTCATGACCGAGTCTTGGTTTGAGAAATGCTTCGGCGTGGACCTAGAGACTTACGCAGCGGCCGTATTTATAGCGTACGCAGCGGCCTCGGCGAATGAGGGCCGGATCGATCTCGGGTGGGTAGGCCGTGCGCCAATTAAGGACATTTTCTCTGACTTTCCGGTAGACGCGCTTACCTCGACAATCAGAAATCACTTATTTAGCGATACTGCTTCTGTTAAGCAAGAAAACAGAGAAGCCGAAAGTCGCGCGGGTGCCTCCATGCTTAAATATGCGTTTAACCCATTGATCAATAGGCCCTTTATTTCGAACGGACCATCACACGCCCTGACGCCAAGCCCAAGAG is a genomic window of Clavibacter capsici containing:
- a CDS encoding amino acid permease, yielding MASAPQLHKGLTQRQLSMIAIGGVIGAGLFVGSGVVINGAGPGAFLTYAISGVLIILVMRMLGEMATANPSTGSFADYARHALGGWAGFSMGWLYWYFWVIVVGFEAVAGAKALTYWFDAPLWLLSLGLMALMTATNLVSVGAFGAFEYWFAGIKVAAIILFLGLGGLYVLGIWPGRTMDFSNLTAHGGFFPNGVGAIFSSVVVVIFSMVGAEIATIAAAESKDPATAIRKSTNSVILRISLFFVGSLFLLAVILPWDSTELGASPFVSAFDRMGIPFAGDVMNAVVLTAVLSCLNSGLYTASRMLFVLAGRREAPVRLVQVTSRGVPRAAILLSSVVGFLCVIAAAVSPDTVFLFLLNSSGAIILIVYLLIAISQIVLRRRNGSSGLVVRMWLFPGLSILTVAGIVAVLVQMALDPEIRPQLVLSFGAWAVVLVLYVVTRARGGSVDSAAADDEAEVAVPAGASARPEDRV
- a CDS encoding histidine phosphatase family protein, with translation MATVILVRHGRTTANATGILAGRTPGVDLDDTGRDQADRAGDRLAAVPLAAVVSSPLQRCWETAQRILERQHAKPAQPVDPDLTECDYGDWQGRPLSELATEDLWKTVQAHPSAVVFPGGESMAGMQARAVAAIRRHDAAIEAEHGPGAVWVAVSHGDVIKSILADAYGMHLDLFQRIDVGPASLSIVRYGAGRPTVHATNTDAGDLSWLATSVAAGDAPVGGGAGHSTS
- a CDS encoding DUF3090 domain-containing protein, translated to MPTRALEFDWPDRAVVGTIGLPGARTFYFQVRSGSQLVTIALEKQQSSLLAEKIDEILDQLVTVEGNPFSVPTNTPPELVDNDPLEDVDERWRTGAMGLGWDPSMAQVVIEAYPLAEDDESDDFDLPGADDDADDTEMLVVRMPVGAARAFAKRIHEVVGAGRPICALCGYPIDPDGHVHTFPDE
- a CDS encoding SCO1664 family protein; amino-acid sequence: MSETDPLDGELIVTGRIRTASNATFLGTIGDVAVVYKPIRGENPLWDFPDAVLAHREVAAYLVSEALGWGIVPRTWLRDGPAGEGMVQLWQEEDPDQDAVDLIPAAEIPETGYKTVLGGEDEDGNTVALIHEDTPALRRMAVFDVIVNNADRKGFHVLAMPDGHRFGVDHGLTFHEDHKLRTVLWGWVADALTAEELEGVDRVLAGLDGKLGRELAGLLTAGEVDALRARCARLRSESRFPAPAGQSSAVPWPLF